From one Branchiostoma floridae strain S238N-H82 chromosome 3, Bfl_VNyyK, whole genome shotgun sequence genomic stretch:
- the LOC118411584 gene encoding cytochrome P450 2U1-like, producing the protein MHLQLTKWRYQYGDVFSVRFGLQDAVIVNGSEAIKEALVQKAKHFSNRPDYYLVRCVNMHFGAVFCPYGDRWRALRRFTVSTLRFFGMGTTILEDKIQEECRHFCSTLRLLVGQPVDLRYRLETSVSNIIVSMAVGKRFEYGDPKFGRLQALAERINVTFYKLYIVNCFPMLRFFPGFRKMYNELMDLTAELYNYIREHIGQHGNTAPDEIRDFIDAFNKTKQGFLPDMTLTYLIADLFSAGTETSSLTLCWGFLYLTAYPDVQEKVQAELDRVVGRDRPPTFSDRINLPYTEATIREIQRIATIIPILPHRTSDDTTLLGYDIPAGTNVFVNLWDLHMDPSRWPDPHRFDPARFLGENGRVLTHDAFMPFSTGYRRCWGEQMGKMELFLFLANTLQQFTLKLPEGAEPDFHGISTAFIYPRPFSLIVTNRE; encoded by the exons ATGCACTTACAGTTGACAAAATGGCGTTATCAGTACGGAGACGTCTTTAGCGTCAGGTTCGGTCTACAGGACGCTGTTATTGTTAACGGCAGTGAGGCTATAAAGGAGGCCTTGGTGCAGAAGGCCAAGCACTTCTCCAACCGCCCAGACTACTACCTAGTGCGCTGTGTGAACATGCACTTTG GTGCAGTTTTTTGTCCATACGGTGATCGTTGGAGGGCACTTCGCCGCTTCACTGTGTCAACGCTTCGGTTCTTTGGTATGGGGACTACCATCTTAGAGGACAAGATTCAGGAGGAGTGTCGTCACTTCTGCAGCACACTGCGGCTTCTAGTGGGACAGCCTGTGGACCTCAGGTATCGTCTGGAAACTTCTGTGTCTAACATCATCGTCTCCATGGCGGTAGGGAAGAGGTTTGAGTACGGAGACCCGAAATTTGGTCGTTTGCAAGCACTTGCTGAACGGATCAATGTGACATTCTATAAACTATACATCGTAAACTGTTTCCCCATGCTCCGCTTCTTTCCGGGCTTCAGGAAAATGTACAACGAATTGATGGATCTGACAGCAGAACTCTACAACTACATCCGTGAGCACATCGGTCAGCACGGAAACACAGCGCCGGATGAAATCCGGGACTTTATCGACGCCttcaacaagacaaaacagGGCTTCCTGCCCGACATGACTCTGACGTACTTAATCGCTGATTTGTTTTCCGCGGGAACAGAAACCTCTTCCCTTACCTTATGCTGGGGTTTCCTGTACCTCACGGCGTATCCTGACGTACAGGAGAAGGTTCAAGCCGAGCTGGACAGGGTTGTTGGGCGGGATCGTCCTCCAACCTTCAGCGACAGGATCAACCTGCCGTACACGGAGGCCACCATCAGGGAGATCCAGCGCATCGCCACTATCATCCCAATCCTCCCACATCGCACGTCCGACGACACTACCTTGCTCGGGTACGACATTCCTGCAGGTACAAACGTGTTCGTCAACCTGTGGGACCTCCACATGGACCCGAGCCGCTGGCCGGACCCACACAGGTTCGACCCCGCCAGGTTCCTGGGCGAGAACGGACGGGTACTGACACACGACGCCTTCATGCCGTTTTCAACAG GATATCGCAGGTGTTGGGGTGAACAGATGGGGAAGATGGAGTTATTCTTGTTCCTCGCCAACACCCTACAACAGTTCACCCTGAAGTTACCGGAGGGTGCAGAGCCTGATTTCCACGGCATCAGCACTGCTTTCATTTACCCTCGTCCATTCAGCCTTATTGTAACTAATCGGGAGTAG